GCGGATCGGGATGGACAGGGTGCCCGCCGGCACCCCCGCGCGCACCAGCTGCATGGCCCCCGCGTCGGTACCGCCGAAGGGCCGGACCTCCAGTTGGTACGGGATGCCCTCCGCCTGGGCGGTCGTCTCCATCCAGCGCCGGACCAGCGGGTGGACGATCTGGCTGTTGTCCTTCACCGTGATGGCCGGCCCCTTGCCGAGTTCGACCGCCAGCCGGTGCTCGGGTTCCGGCGTGTCACCCGCCACGGTGACGTCGACGGCCACCGCCACGTCGGGCTCCACCGCGAAGGCGGCCGTGCGCGCCCCGCGCAGTCCGACCTCCTCCTGTACGGTGAAGACGAAGAACACCTCGTGAGGCACCTCGTGGGGCGACTCCTTGAGCCGCGCCATGGCCTCCATCAGCACGGCGCAGCCCGAGCGGTCGTCCAGGGCCTTGGCCACCAGGCGGCTGCCGGCGCGCTCCAGCGGCCGGTGGAAGACGGCCATGTCGCCGACGCGCACGCGCTGGCGCGCCGCATCGCCCGACGGGGCGCCGATGTCCACGTACAGCTTGCCCATCTTGAGATCCCGCGGGCTGTCCAGCCGCTCGCAGGCCACCACGCCCACGACGCCGCCGGCGAACGCCACCCGCTGGCCCACCAGCACCAGGGGATCCTGGCCGCCCACCGGCTCGACGCGGATGAAGCCCCTGTCGTCGATGTGGGTGGCGATGAGGGCGATCTCGTCCATGTGGGCGGCCACCATGACGCGGTGGCCGCTTCGACCCGCACCGCCCCCGCCGCCGGCGCCGCCCGTCCTCGCACCGGCTCCGGCGCCGCCCCGCGGCGACCGCCGGGCGATGAGATTGCCCAGGGCGTCGACGCGCACCTCGTCCGCCCAGGCCTCCACCCGTGCGCGGATGGCCTCGCGCACGGCGTCTTCCCGGCCCGGCGGGCCGTAGGTCTCGGTCAGCTCGCGCAGGAAGCCGATCAGCCGGGACTCGCCTGCGGGCGCGCGGGACTCCCGGCCGGCCGAGGTCGGAGCCGGGGTGGAAGAGGCCGAGGGCGGGGTCGCATCCGCGGCGCCCGCGCCCGGGGCCGCGCCGAGGCCTCGCGGGTCCGAACCGCCGAGTCGCGGGTCCGGGGCATCCGTGGGCCCAGGGCCCAGGGCCGCGCCGGCACCGGCGTCAGCGCCGGCGCCCGCGGACCCTCGGGTCGGGCGGTCGGGCTGTTCACTGGGGGTCGCCATGGCGGGGCACGCCTCCTTCGCTCAGATCCTCGAGAAAGCCGCGCACCAACTCCAGCGCGTGCTCGAAGTCCTGCCGGCTCATCACCGCGCACGGCGAGTGGATGTAGCGGCAGGGCACCGAGACCACCGCCGACGGGACGCCGGCCCGCGCCTGGTGGATGCGCCCGGCGTCGGTGCCGCCCATGGTGGTGCGCTTCCACTGGTACGGGATGCCGCGGCGCTCCGCCGCCGCCACCAGCCGGTCCGTCAGCCAGCGCGGCGGGATCACCGTGCGGTCCATGGCCGTGATGGCGGGGCCGCAGCCGAGCCGCGTGGACTGGCCGTGTTCGTCCGCATCGGGGATGTCGGCGCAGGTGGTGCCCTCCAGCACCAGGGCCACGTCGGGGTCGAGGGCGTGGGCCGCCGTCGCCGCGCCGCGCAGGCCCACCTCCTCCTGCACGGTGAAGGCGCCGTAGAGGGGGAAGCCGTACTCGCCCCGCAGCAGCTCGACCAGCAGCGCGCATCCCGCCCGGTCGTCGAAGGCCTTGCCCTTCCAGAGGCCCTGGCCGAACTCGCCGAAGGCCGTGTCGAAGGTGGCGTAGTGCCCGGGACGAACCAGCCGCTCCGCCTCCTCGCGGGAGGTGGCGCCGATGTCGATGTAGAGCTCGTCCGCCGGGGTGACGCTGCTCGCCTTGCGGTCCAGGTGGATGGGCTTGCTGCCGATGACCCCGGGGACGCCGTCGGGGCCGACCCGCACCCGCTTGCCGGGCAGCAGGCGGTCGTCCAGACCGCCCACCTTGGCGAAGCGCAGCAGCCCGCTCTTCTCGACCCGGGTGATCATCAGGCCGACCTCGTCCATGTGGGCGGCCACCATGACCCGCGGACCGGGCTTGTCCCTTCCCTTGACGACCAGCAGGTTGCCCATGGCGTCGACGCGATAGGCGTCGACGAAGGGGCGGACGGCTTCCAGGATGATGTCACGGACCGCGGCCTCGTCGCCGGCGACGCCCCGGGCCTCACTGAGCCGTGCCAGCAGCACCGGCCCTCACCTCCTGCCAGCCCGGCCCCACCAGGCGGCCCACCGCCTCGGCGTCGAGGCGCGCCGCCATGGCCGCCAGCAGGCGGGCCGCCTCGCGGACGTCGCCTAGGTCGACCACCTCCGCGGGGCTGTGCATGTGGCGCAGGGGCACGGAGACCAGGGCGGTGGGGATGCCCTCCCGGGCGATCTGGATGGCCCAGGCGTCGGTGCCCGACGAGCCGGGGATGGGCTCGGGCTGGGTGGCGATCCCCTCGGCCGTGGCCGCCTCCCGCAGGGCGGCCAGCACCCGCGGGTGCACGTTGGCGCCCTGGGCGATGGCCGCCCCCTGGCCGAGCGCCACGGTCTTGCCGTCGGGGATGCCGGGCTGGTCGCCGAAGGTGACGTCCACCGCCACGGCCAGGGTGGGCTCGAGGCCGTAGGCGCTGGTGGCGGCCCCCCGCAGCCCCACCTCCTCCTGGACGGTGGCGACGGCGTAGACGTCTACGGCGTGCCGGCGCCGGGCCAGTTCCTCCAGCGCCAGGGTGAGCACGGTGACCCCCACCCGGTTGTCCAGGCTCTTGCCCGTCATCCGTTGGCCCTGGAGGCGAGCCGGCGACTGGCGGATGGTGATGGGGTCGCCCACCCGCACCCGCCGGCGCACCTCCTCGGCCGGCAGCCCCACGTCGACGAACAGGTCCCGCAGGCGGGGGACCTTGCGGGCCTCGTCGGCGCTGGTCAGGTGGGGCGGCTTGGTGCCCACCACCCCGGCCAGGGGGCCGGCGGCGGTGTGGACCGTCACCTCCTGCCCCAGCAGGTTGCGGGGGTCGGCGCCGCCGGCGGCGTCGACCCGCAGGAACCCTCCCTCTTCGATGGACGACACCAGCAGGGCGATCTCGTCCATGTGGGCGGCCCACATCACGCTGGCCCGCCGGCCGTCGGGCAGCGCCAGTCCCTCGCCGGGAACGACGGCGATCACGTTCCCCAGCGCGTCCCGGCGCACCTCGGCAGCCAGTGGGCGCCACAGCGCCTCCACCGCGGCCGCCACCTGGACCTCGTGGCCCGGGGGGCCGGGGATGCCGGCCAGCCGGGCCAGAACCTCCGCTGCATCCAATGGGCGACCCTCCCCACCCGCCGGGGGCCCGCCGCGTCGAGGGCCACGGGATGGTCGCGGCCTGGGGTCCGGCCGTCGCCGCCCCGCGGCGTGCGGTCGGTTCTCCCGCGAACCGCCTCCCGGTCGGCGGTCCCCCTGAACGGTCCGCCGGTGCGGCTTGCACCGCACCGGCGGACCGTCGACCTCCCAACCGTCGATCATACCATGTTTGCCAGGGGATTTTCGGCATTGCCGGAGGATTTTCGCCCGGTTTCGCCGGCAGGATCATCGCCGGAACCCACCCGCGGGAAGGTCCTCCGGGACGCCGATCTGCGGGCCCAGCGCCCCGTGGCGACGGCGATCCACCCGGCGGCGCACGAGGCCACCGGCCCGGGCGCCCGGCGGGGCCCAGGGACCGGTCGGGGGTGGGCTCAGGTCGTGTCGAACCGGACGAGACCCCGCGCCTGGAGGTAACGGTGAAAGAAGAACTCGGCGACCCCCAGGGCAACGGCCGCCAGGCCGATCGCCCCCGGCCGCAGCGCCAGGGTGGGCCAGAGATAGGCCGCCATCGCCAGGATCGCCGCCGCCAGCAGCACGTCGACCACCACGGCCACCGCCTGTCCCCCGACGGGCAGCACCAGCCGATCCCCGGCCGCGTACCCCAGCAGGATGATCCCCGCCGCCAGGCCGAGCAGGGCCGCCGGCCCGGCCATGCTGCCGCCGGCGGGGAGGACCCACAGCAGCACCGCGGCGGTCGCCACGAACTTCACGACCAAGGCGCCCAGGTGCGCCATCTCGGCCACCCCCTCGAGGCGCCATCTCCTCCTCTGTCGTGCGCCCTCTGTCGTGCGCCATCGCCCCCCTCCGGGCCGGTGCTTCGCCGGCCGCCCGGTGCGCCACGCCCCGGCTCCCCGGCGGATCCCGGTACCGGAGCGGGTGGGAGGCCACGGGCGCCCCCCGTGACGGCCGACCGGCGTGGCCGCCCCGCTGGACGGCCGACCGGCGTGGCCCCGCTGGCAGGGCGGACGTCCTGCGGTCGTGCACGTGCGCCGAGGCCGGCGTCCGCGGATCCTGCGCCCCCCAAGGTCGGGCATCAGGCCGGGCATCCAGGGGCGAGGCACCCGCCCGACCGCCGGCCGTCGGGCGCCCCGTCAACCGCCTGATCCGCGGAGAGCCCACCCGCGGAGGGCTCGAGCCCGGAGGACGCGCAGCCCCAACCTCCGGCGGAGCCCGGCGGCTCGCGGCGGGCGCGCCCCCGCCTCGTTCGTCCCTACGGAGAACGGGACCCGGAGCTCCGCGGACCCCGCGGGCTTCGGCGCGGCGGCGGTCGCCGGTCGGCTCGGCCCCTCCAAACGCCCTGGGCCTGCCGCCCGCGCCCGCCGGATCACGCCTAGCATGCCCCGGGCGAGGCCGCGCCACGCCGAGGCAGCCCGCAACCACCCGGCTGGGCTTAGGCCGCCGTCGCCGCCGTCCCCCCTGCCCCGCCACCCGCCGCAGGGCGAGACGGCCCTGGCCGGCCCCGGGGCGCCGCCGCCCGCGGTGCCGGGCGGCGGCGCCCCGTCGCCTACAGCCGAGCGCCCGGCCCCCCAGCCGCCGGCCTGGGCCGCGGCCCCCCGCTCCGCCGGCGGACGCCGCGCCCGGTGGCGCCTCGCCGCCTCCCCCGGCGACGGCCGGCGGCAAGGGCTCGCCTTGCCGCCGGCCGTCGGTTCCGGCCCCGCCGCGAAGCCGGCGCCCCGCCACGCCTCGGCCGCCCGCGCCCCCGGGGCATCCTGGCCGGCGTCCCAGCGCCAGGGCACCGCCGCCCAGGCCCTGGCGCGCAAGCCCCCGAAGGGGCCGAGGGCCGCGGGGATCTCGACGACCCACGGAAGGCCGCGCCCCACCCGCAGGCGGCCGCCATGCAGCCTGACGAGATCGCGCGTCAGCTCCAGGGCCAGCGCCCACGGCCCCCCACGGCGCCAGCGGGAGGATCCCGAAGGTCCCGCCAGGGGATCGCCCAGGGGCGTCGCCCCTCCCCCCGTCCCGCCCGACCGGCGCGCCGGGACCGGCCCTGGACCCGCCCCGACGCCCTGCGTCGGCTGCGCCGCCCCACCCTCCTCGCCGGGGGCGCGACCCGTGGCCTCCAGCACGCCCAACGTCACCGCGGCCCCGTCGCCGTCCACCGCGACGACCAGCCGTCCCCCGGGGCGGTGCCGATCCAGCGCGACGGCCACCAGGCTGGTGCAAAGGAGTTCCAGCAGGGCGCGGTCGCCCCGGACCACGGCGGCGGGACCCGGCGACCCGGTGAAGGCCAGGCGGACCTGGCGGGCCTGGGCGACCACCGCCAGGCGGCGGACCACCCGCTCGGCCACCGCGGCGAGATCGACCCGCTCCCGTTCCGGACGAACCCGGCCCGCCCGGAGGCGCAACCAGCAGGCCAGCTGAAGGGCGCCGACCCGCAACAGCTCCGCCTCGGCCTCCAGCTGGACCACGGCGTACCCGCGGTGGTCCACGGCGCCTTGCCTCCAGCGCCTGGCGGTAGGCCACCTGCCGTCCGCCCCGTCGGCGGGCCGGCCGCGGCCCTCCTCCGCATCCCCCCAGGGAGCGTCGGCGGCGGCATCCTCGCGGTGCGCCGCGGCCGCCTGCGCCGGTCGGCTCCCGTCTCCGGCCGTCCACGCGGACCGGCTCTCGTCCCCGCCCGTCCACGCGGGCTGGCTCTCGTCCCCGCTCGTCCGTGCGGATCGGCCCCCGCCGCCGGTCGCCTGGCCCGGCCAGCTCCCACCGCCCGCCGCCGGCGACCCGGGCTCCGCGGCTGCCGCACCCCGCCGCGCCCCAGGGTGGCCGCCGCCTGGGGCGGCTCGGGCCCCCGCCTCGCCGGCGGGCTCGCCGACCGGGGCGTGCCGCCGCAACACCCCCGCGGCCAGGGTGACGGCCGTCGCCCGCGAGCGGAACTCATCGAGGACCGCCTCCAGCAGCCGGTGGCGGTGTTCCTCGTCGCGAACCTGCGTCCGCCCCCGATGGTCGCACCACCACGCGCCGGCCAGCGCCGCGAGGAGCCCGGCCAGGGCGGTGCCCCAAGCCGGCGCCCCCGCCCTCCGCGCCAGCTCCACCGCCGCCGCCGTCCCGGCACCCACCGCGACCACGCCGAGGGCCTGGCGGATGCGCCAGGCATGCGTCGCCGTCCACCCGCGCAGGCCGGCCACCGGAACCCGGCCCCAGCGGCCCACGGCGGCGGCGATGTCCCGTGGCGGCCGCCCGTCCCTCCGCGGCCCTTGGGCCCGTGGCATCCCCCCGCCACCTCGCGACAGCCCGTCCCCGCCCAGACCCGGGTCGCGTCGCGCCTGCCCGTCGCATCGGGGCTGCCCGTCCCACCCCGCCGTGGATCCCATGCCCGATCCCCCCATGACGCCCCCTCCCCCGCCGACCATCTTCGGCACGCCGGTCGCGCCCATCTCGCCATGCGACCCGACCCCGCCCGTTTCGCCACGCGACCCCGGGATGTTCCGAGTTCGGTGTTCGGTGAGGCTTGTCCATATCCTGGCACGAAATTCCTCGAGATTCCGCGAGATTCCGCGAAGCCCCCTGCCCTCATGCGACAAATCTCGACCGCGCCGCCCCCCGGATCACGGCGGCTTGCGAGGCGAACCGCCGCGCGGGCGAAGCCGCTGCGACATTCGCCATAGACCTTCGCCGCCTGCGATGGCAATCCGTCCCGGGCAGCGAAGCAGGAGTTGGGCGCCGCCGCCCCGAACCGTCGCCCCGAACCGTGGGCGGCCGGTTCGTCCCGGACGCGTGGCGGCGCCCCAGGGCCGGTCCGGCCCCGGGGGGAGCGACCGCCGCAGGGCGGAACGGCCGACCGCCCCAGGGAGGACGATGGACCGTCGCAGGGGCAGGGGGTGGACGGCGATGGCCGGCGAGGAGCCGGGCGGCCGCATGCCCCAGGACCGGACCACGCGCCCCCGAGCGCAGGCCCGGCGCCGCGGTGCCGATCCGCAGGGCGACGGGCCGTCGCCGGCGGGTCATGGCGCGTACCGGGTGGTCAAGGTGCTGAACAACAACGCCGTGCTGGTGCGGGACGCCGCGGGTCGGACCCTGGTGCTGGAGGGCCGCGGGCTGGGCTTCCGCGCCCGCAAGGCCGCCTACGTCGCCGCGGACGACCCGGCCATCGAAGCCACGTACGCCGCGGGCGCCCCCGGGGTCCCCGTGCCGCCGTGGCTGCCCGGCCTCGTCGCGCAGCTGGTGGAACGAGCGGAGGCGGCGCTGGGCGAGCCCGTCGACCCCCACATCGTGCCGGCCCTGCTGGACCACCTGGCCTTCGCGGTGCAGCGGGTGCGCCGCGGGCTGCCCCTGGAGAACCCGTTCCTGGCCGAGATCGAGGTCCTCTTCCCGGAGGAGCTGGCGCTGGCGCGGCAGGTCCTGGCGGAGGTGGTGGCCGCGGGCGGTCCGCCGCTGCCGCCCGACGAGGCCGGGTTCGTGGCCCTCCACCTGCGGGCCGCCCGGGCGCGGGTGCCGGTCAAGGAACCCGCCCGCAGCACGGCCCTGGTCCACGATCTGGTGGAGTGGGTGCGCCGGCGCCTGGGGGTCGCCCTGCGGCCGGGCGGCCTGGACCACGCCCGCCTGGTCGCCCACCTGCGGTACCTGGTCGACGCGGTGGCCCGGGGCGGCGGCACGCCCAACCCGCTCTTGCCCCGCATCGCCGAGGAGTTCCCGGAGGCGATGGCCCTCGCCCGGGAGCTGGGGGAGGAGATCGCGCGGCGGCTGGGCAAGCCCGTCCAACCCGACGACCTGGGCTACGTCGCATTGCACCTCGCGAAGCTCATGCTGGACGGCGGGGCGGCCGGTCCGCCGTCGCCCGAGCCCCTGCCCGCAGGCCGGCCCGACGGCCGGTCCGCACCCGGATCGGGGACGACGGGCGACCGCGCCGCGGTCCGTTCAGGGGGCGACCCGGCGGTGGCGACCGGACCCCGGGAGGCGGCCGGACGGCGCCGTCCCCCCAGGGATGCGCCCGCTCCCGGTCCGGTCCCGGGAGCGCCGTAGGGGCCCCGGTCCGCCGGCAGGAGGTGGCGCACCGGCGTCGAACCCATGACCTGCCCGTTCTTCCCGGGAGCCGTTCCACCCAAGCGAACCGGTGTGTGACGGGTTCGACCCGGCATCAACCGGAGGCGTGCGCAGCCCGAGGGCGGCGCATCCTCCGGTTTTTTGCTGGGGCCGATGGACAGATTTCACGAGGAGGGGTGTGGACGATGAACCTCATGGGGGGATTGCAGCGGGTCGGCCGGGCGCTGATGACCCCGGTGGCGGTGTTGCCCGCGGCCGGCCTGCTGCTGCGCCTGGGGCAGCCGGACCTGCTCAACATCCCGGTGATGGCCCAGGCGGGCGACGCGATCTTCTCGAACCTCCCGCTGCTCTTCGCCCTGGGCGTCGGCATCGGCCTCGCCGAGCAGGCGGGGGTGGCGGGCCTGGCGGCCCTGGTGGGCTACGTGGTCTTCCAGAAGACGTTGACCACCATCAACGAGGACCTCAACATGGGCGTGCTGGCGGGCATCCTCACCGGCGCGCTGGCCGCGGCCATGTACAACCGCTACCACAACATCCGGCTCCCCGAGTGGCTGGGCTTCTTCGGCGGGCGCCGGTTCGTCCCGCTGGTCACCGCCTTCTGGGCCCTGGTCCTGGGCGTGGTCTTCGGGTTCGTCTGGGGACCGGTCCAACAGGCCATCGACGCGCTGGGCAACTGGATCGTGGGGGCGGGGGCCGCCGGGGTCTTCGTCTTCGGGGTGCTGAACCGGCTCTTGCTGCCCTTCGGCCTGCACCACATCATCAACAGCCTGGTGTGGTTCGTCTTCGGCGACTACACCAACCCGCAGACGGGGCAGGTGGTCCACGGCGACCTGCACCGCTTCTTCGCCGGCGACCCGTCGGCCGGGATCTTCATGGCCGGATGGTATCCGATCATGATGTTCGGCCTGATCGGCGTGGCCCTGGCCATGATCCACGAGGCCAAGCCCGAGAACCGGGCATCGGCCCGCGCCATCCTGCTCTCGGCGGCCCTGACCTCCTTCGTCACGGGCATCACCGAGCCGCTGGAGTTCGCCTTCATGTTCCTGACGCCGGTGCTCTACGTGACCCATGCCGTGCTGGCGGGCATCTCCATGGCCCTGGTCTACGAGCTGGGCATCCGCCACGGGTTCACCTTCTCGGCCGGTCTCATCGACTTCGTGATCAACTGGGGGATCGCCACCAAGCCGGCCCTGCTGATCCCCATCGGCCTGGTGTTCCTGGTGGTGTACTACGTGCTGTTCCGCTTCCTGATCCGGCGCCTCGACCTGCCCACGCCGGGTCGCGAGCCCGCCGAGGCGCGGTCGAATCCCGGCGCGTGAGGCCGCAAGGCGTCACCGGGAGGCCGCAAGGCGAATCACCGTGAGGCCGCAAGGCGTCCCCGGGCGTCGTCGCGGTGGGGGCGTCGGGCCGCGGCAACGCCCGCGCACCCCATGCCCGGACGCCGGCCGGGAGGGTCTCGGCCATCCGGCCGCGACGCCGGCTGGACCCTGCCGCCGGACGCCCCCGCGCCTGCGGGATCGCATGGCAGGCTCGGCCCGGACCGATGACGCCGAGGCGGGGAGGGGGCGGCGCAGCGGCTGCCGCCCGCGGGGACGGGCGGGTGACGGGGCGCGACGGGGCGGGGACGCGGGGGGCGGCCGGGTTGTGGTAGGGTGGAACCGGTCGCTGGAGGGGTGGAACGGGCCGCCCGGCCCCGAACGGGTCGGTCGACCTCGCCATCACCTGCCAGGGAGGCGCAGACCATGTCCGAGAAGGCGAAAGCGGTGATCGAAGCCCTGGGCGGCGCCGACAACATCCGCGAGCTGGACAGCTGCATCACCCGCCTGCGCCTGGTGCTGGCCGACCCGAACAAGGTCGACGAACCGGCCTTGCGCCGGCAGGGCGCCATGGGGGTGGTGCGCCTGGGCGGCGGGGCGGTGCAGGTGGTGTTCGGGACCAGCGCCGAACACCTGGAGGCCGAGATCAAGGAGCTGCTGGGCCGTGGCTGAGGGCGTGGCCCCCCGGGTCCGGAGGCGTGACGGCGGGGGCGGGCACGGCGTGGCCGTGCCCGCCCCGCTGACGGGCCGCGTCGTGCCCCTGGACCAGGTCCCCGACCCGGTCTTCGCCGAGCGGATGGTCGGCGACGGCGCCGCCGTGCTGCCCGAGGACGGCCAGGTGGTGGCGCCGCTGGCGGGAACCGTCACCGCCCTCTTCCCCACGGGGCACGCCGTGGGGCTTCGCACCGACGAGGGCCTGGAGCTGCTCATCCACGTGGGCATCGACTCCGCCCACGCCGAGGGAGTCTTCGCGGCCCTGGTGCGGGTCGGCGACCGCGTCCGACCCGGTCAGCCCCTGATCCGGGCGGATCTCGGCCGCCTCGCCGCCGCGGCCCGGTCGGTGCTCTCGCCCGTGGTGGTCACCAATCTGGACGAACGGGCCGGCCGCATCGCGGAGCCCGCCCGCGGCCCCGTCCGCGCGGGGCGCGACGTGCTCTTCCGCGTGGTGTGGGCGGAGCCGGCCCCCGCCCCGGACGGGCGGGGCAGCACCCTCTCGCGAGGCCGGGGGTGAACCCGCCGCTCCGGTCCGGCCGCATCGTCGAAGGAGGACCCTGCCCGTGAGCCGCCACGAGGTGCCCCTCCCGACCCCGACGAACCCGGCCCGGCTCCTGGAGATGCCGCCCGCCCGGCTGCTGGCCCTGCGGGGACGCGCCCTCAGGGACGCCGTCGCGGCCAGCGAGGGCCGCGTGCTGGCGGCCGAGACGGTGGCCGTGGCGCCGCCGCTGGTGGACGGCGTGACCAACGGCGAGCTGGCCGCCGCCTTCGGTGCCGACCTGTTGCTGGTGAACGTCTACGACGTGCTGAGGCCCCGGATCGCGGGCCTGCCCGGCTCGGACGAAGCCGGCACCGCTGCGCCCGCGTGGGCCATGCCGACCGACGAGCCGACGGCGGCCGGGGCCGGTTCATCCCCCCAAAGGGCGGAAGCCGACGCCCAGCGCGACGAAGGCGGTTCGGCAACCCCGGCGGCAGGGGACGGCCGCTCCGGCGTCGAGCCCAGGGCCGCATCCGCGGCGGGGCCGGCTCCCTCTTCACCCCTCGGCCCCCTTGCCGCCCTGGCCCGCCTGGCCGGTCGGGTGGTGGGCATCAACCTGGAGCCCAGCGAGCGGGTCCCGACCGGTCGTCGGGCGACGCCGGACAACGCCCTGCGCGCCGTGGCCCAGGGCGCGCAGTGGATCCTCCTCACGGGCAACCCCCAGACGGGCGTCACCGTCGAGGGCATCCAGCGGGCCGCCGCCGCCATCCGCCGGGTGCTCCCGCCGGAGCGGTTGCTGCTGGCCGCGGGGCGGATGCACGGCGCCGGCGCCTGGTTCGGACAGGAGCCCTTCCTGGACGAGGCCGCCATCCAAGGGCTGGTGGCGGCCGGCGTGGACGTGGTCGCCCTGCCTGCACCCGCCACGGTGCCCGGCGTCACGGTGGAGCAGGCGCGGCGGTGGGTCGGGGCGGCCCACGCCGCCGGCGCCCTGGCGATGGCCACCGTCGGGACCTCCCAGGAGGGCGCCGACGAGGCCACCGTGCGACACATCGCCCTGATGAGCAAGGCCTGCGGGTTCGACCTGCACCACCTGGGCGACGCGGGGTACCACGGCGTGGCCCTGCCCGAGAACATCCTGGCCTACGGCATCGCCATCCGCGGGCGCCGGCACACCTATCGCCGGATGGCGATGTCGACGGCGCGGGCGTAGGGCAGGCGGTCGCGGCACGCTCGCGGCCGGCAGCCCGCCG
The sequence above is drawn from the Thermaerobacter sp. FW80 genome and encodes:
- a CDS encoding HAMP domain-containing histidine kinase — encoded protein: MPRAQGPRRDGRPPRDIAAAVGRWGRVPVAGLRGWTATHAWRIRQALGVVAVGAGTAAAVELARRAGAPAWGTALAGLLAALAGAWWCDHRGRTQVRDEEHRHRLLEAVLDEFRSRATAVTLAAGVLRRHAPVGEPAGEAGARAAPGGGHPGARRGAAAAEPGSPAAGGGSWPGQATGGGGRSARTSGDESQPAWTGGDESRSAWTAGDGSRPAQAAAAHREDAAADAPWGDAEEGRGRPADGADGRWPTARRWRQGAVDHRGYAVVQLEAEAELLRVGALQLACWLRLRAGRVRPERERVDLAAVAERVVRRLAVVAQARQVRLAFTGSPGPAAVVRGDRALLELLCTSLVAVALDRHRPGGRLVVAVDGDGAAVTLGVLEATGRAPGEEGGAAQPTQGVGAGPGPVPARRSGGTGGGATPLGDPLAGPSGSSRWRRGGPWALALELTRDLVRLHGGRLRVGRGLPWVVEIPAALGPFGGLRARAWAAVPWRWDAGQDAPGARAAEAWRGAGFAAGPEPTAGGKASPCRRPSPGEAARRHRARRPPAERGAAAQAGGWGAGRSAVGDGAPPPGTAGGGAPGPARAVSPCGGWRGRGDGGDGGLSPAGWLRAASAWRGLARGMLGVIRRARAAGPGRLEGPSRPATAAAPKPAGSAELRVPFSVGTNEAGARPPRAAGLRRRLGLRVLRARALRGWALRGSGG
- a CDS encoding PTS glucose transporter subunit IIA, with amino-acid sequence MAEGVAPRVRRRDGGGGHGVAVPAPLTGRVVPLDQVPDPVFAERMVGDGAAVLPEDGQVVAPLAGTVTALFPTGHAVGLRTDEGLELLIHVGIDSAHAEGVFAALVRVGDRVRPGQPLIRADLGRLAAAARSVLSPVVVTNLDERAGRIAEPARGPVRAGRDVLFRVVWAEPAPAPDGRGSTLSRGRG
- a CDS encoding PTS transporter subunit EIIC, with protein sequence MNLMGGLQRVGRALMTPVAVLPAAGLLLRLGQPDLLNIPVMAQAGDAIFSNLPLLFALGVGIGLAEQAGVAGLAALVGYVVFQKTLTTINEDLNMGVLAGILTGALAAAMYNRYHNIRLPEWLGFFGGRRFVPLVTAFWALVLGVVFGFVWGPVQQAIDALGNWIVGAGAAGVFVFGVLNRLLLPFGLHHIINSLVWFVFGDYTNPQTGQVVHGDLHRFFAGDPSAGIFMAGWYPIMMFGLIGVALAMIHEAKPENRASARAILLSAALTSFVTGITEPLEFAFMFLTPVLYVTHAVLAGISMALVYELGIRHGFTFSAGLIDFVINWGIATKPALLIPIGLVFLVVYYVLFRFLIRRLDLPTPGREPAEARSNPGA
- a CDS encoding M20/M25/M40 family metallo-hydrolase; this translates as MDAAEVLARLAGIPGPPGHEVQVAAAVEALWRPLAAEVRRDALGNVIAVVPGEGLALPDGRRASVMWAAHMDEIALLVSSIEEGGFLRVDAAGGADPRNLLGQEVTVHTAAGPLAGVVGTKPPHLTSADEARKVPRLRDLFVDVGLPAEEVRRRVRVGDPITIRQSPARLQGQRMTGKSLDNRVGVTVLTLALEELARRRHAVDVYAVATVQEEVGLRGAATSAYGLEPTLAVAVDVTFGDQPGIPDGKTVALGQGAAIAQGANVHPRVLAALREAATAEGIATQPEPIPGSSGTDAWAIQIAREGIPTALVSVPLRHMHSPAEVVDLGDVREAARLLAAMAARLDAEAVGRLVGPGWQEVRAGAAGTAQ
- a CDS encoding M42 family metallopeptidase; this translates as MLLARLSEARGVAGDEAAVRDIILEAVRPFVDAYRVDAMGNLLVVKGRDKPGPRVMVAAHMDEVGLMITRVEKSGLLRFAKVGGLDDRLLPGKRVRVGPDGVPGVIGSKPIHLDRKASSVTPADELYIDIGATSREEAERLVRPGHYATFDTAFGEFGQGLWKGKAFDDRAGCALLVELLRGEYGFPLYGAFTVQEEVGLRGAATAAHALDPDVALVLEGTTCADIPDADEHGQSTRLGCGPAITAMDRTVIPPRWLTDRLVAAAERRGIPYQWKRTTMGGTDAGRIHQARAGVPSAVVSVPCRYIHSPCAVMSRQDFEHALELVRGFLEDLSEGGVPRHGDPQ
- a CDS encoding glucose PTS transporter subunit EIIB codes for the protein MERAARPRTGRSTSPSPAREAQTMSEKAKAVIEALGGADNIRELDSCITRLRLVLADPNKVDEPALRRQGAMGVVRLGGGAVQVVFGTSAEHLEAEIKELLGRG
- a CDS encoding DUF2512 family protein codes for the protein MAHLGALVVKFVATAAVLLWVLPAGGSMAGPAALLGLAAGIILLGYAAGDRLVLPVGGQAVAVVVDVLLAAAILAMAAYLWPTLALRPGAIGLAAVALGVAEFFFHRYLQARGLVRFDTT
- a CDS encoding M42 family metallopeptidase: MATPSEQPDRPTRGSAGAGADAGAGAALGPGPTDAPDPRLGGSDPRGLGAAPGAGAADATPPSASSTPAPTSAGRESRAPAGESRLIGFLRELTETYGPPGREDAVREAIRARVEAWADEVRVDALGNLIARRSPRGGAGAGARTGGAGGGGGAGRSGHRVMVAAHMDEIALIATHIDDRGFIRVEPVGGQDPLVLVGQRVAFAGGVVGVVACERLDSPRDLKMGKLYVDIGAPSGDAARQRVRVGDMAVFHRPLERAGSRLVAKALDDRSGCAVLMEAMARLKESPHEVPHEVFFVFTVQEEVGLRGARTAAFAVEPDVAVAVDVTVAGDTPEPEHRLAVELGKGPAITVKDNSQIVHPLVRRWMETTAQAEGIPYQLEVRPFGGTDAGAMQLVRAGVPAGTLSIPIRHVHTPGEMVDADDLEHAVRLLVAMLQRPLPAA
- a CDS encoding PRD domain-containing protein; this translates as MAGEEPGGRMPQDRTTRPRAQARRRGADPQGDGPSPAGHGAYRVVKVLNNNAVLVRDAAGRTLVLEGRGLGFRARKAAYVAADDPAIEATYAAGAPGVPVPPWLPGLVAQLVERAEAALGEPVDPHIVPALLDHLAFAVQRVRRGLPLENPFLAEIEVLFPEELALARQVLAEVVAAGGPPLPPDEAGFVALHLRAARARVPVKEPARSTALVHDLVEWVRRRLGVALRPGGLDHARLVAHLRYLVDAVARGGGTPNPLLPRIAEEFPEAMALARELGEEIARRLGKPVQPDDLGYVALHLAKLMLDGGAAGPPSPEPLPAGRPDGRSAPGSGTTGDRAAVRSGGDPAVATGPREAAGRRRPPRDAPAPGPVPGAP